The following are from one region of the Plasmodium gaboni strain SY75 chromosome 12, whole genome shotgun sequence genome:
- a CDS encoding hypothetical protein (conserved Plasmodium protein, unknown function) produces the protein MISLVKLGKVINLSPRKKFFFFFRTIKGRRRKEKYEDLENKHLYWCVNNMKKEYLDKGSDDLVEIIENDDIEEQLSDIVGIKANIPSNSCINENAKKLYIHEQKKNVIERSKIEEINKIFNPSLDVLKDKELDFSSDADNYLIRKEIENRTDNIIKNKNNNNNSNSNNNNNSNDNNINWDGHFFDIKEGKENINNNMSKSVNKLSDKNSNNTLVNNTYDNMIQNCNSKTDINMDKEYCKNEKNDNMDDYNFMNVDNDQKSNSLFDYESLKSKSNYQDLTHAEYDYMNNLYLKKCDLDRKIRWFKMNNMLNPVKEAKSIINSLKLSKEEKKKNNNEENDDPFLIKEDIKPYYQDEGRFSNKIEKICEQNQYDEIVSRIRMKIRKEKLENSKIIKEKIPNVANHILDPIKYHVNRRRIRVEKLLHTHLEQLLNCNNSYFRFYLLNGLSISIHHLEMKSTRSMCKIVYSLLNKNVTHDMIKDKLEKVAFVLRKLLARKLQLGYTPPLKFIPLSDQQEKNIKHIQYYKLYSKYNHPSYISDKKDQTTNLIDFYNKDLAGF, from the coding sequence atgatTAGTCTTGTAAAACTGGGGAAGGTCATCAATTTGTCTCCAAGaaagaaatttttttttttttttagaacAATCAAAGGACGAAGGAGAAAAGAGAAATATGAAGATTTAGAAAATAAGCATTTATATTGGTgtgttaataatatgaagAAAGAATATTTAGATAAGGGTTCTGATGATTTAGTAGAAATAATagaaaatgatgatatcGAAGAACAGCTTTCTGATATTGTTGGAATAAAAGCAAATATACCAAGTAATAGTTGTATCAATGAGAATGCaaaaaagttatatattcatgaacagaaaaaaaatgttatagAAAGATCAAAAAttgaagaaataaataagatTTTCAATCCTTCTTTGGATGTGTTAAAAGATAAAGAGTTAGATTTTTCAAGTGATGctgataattatttaataagaAAGGAGATAGAAAATAGAACGGATAATATaatcaaaaataaaaataataataataatagtaatagtaataataataataatagcaatgataataatattaattgGGATGGTCACttttttgatataaaagaaggaaaggaaaatataaataataatatgagTAAAAGTGTGAATAAATTATCAGATAAGAATTCTAATAATACTTTAgttaataatacatatgataatatgaTACAAAATTGTAATAGTAAAACTGATATTAATATGGATAAAGAATATTGTAAAAATGAGAAGAATGATAATATGGatgattataattttatgaatGTTGATAACGATCAAAAGAGTAATTCTCTTTTTGATTATGAAAGCTTGAAAAGTAAATCAAATTATCAAGATTTAACACATGCAGAATATgattatatgaataatttatatcttAAAAAATGTGATTTAGATAGAAAAATCAGATGGTtcaaaatgaataatatgcTGAATCCAGTAAAAGAAGCGAAAAGTATTATAAATTCTTTGAAATTAAGtaaagaagaaaagaagaaaaataataatgaagagAATGATGACCCCTTTCTTATTaaagaagatataaaaCCTTATTATCAAGATGAAGGTAGATTTTCTaataaaattgaaaaaatatgtgAGCAAAATCAATATGATGAAATTGTATCAAGAATACGAATGAAAataagaaaagaaaaattagaaaattcaaaaataataaaagaaaaaatacCTAATGTAGCTAACCATATATTAGATCCTATAAAATATCATGTAAATAGAAGAAGAATAAGAGTAGAAAAGCTTTTACATACACATTTAGAACAATTATTAAATTgtaataattcatattttagattttatcttttaaatgGTTTGTCTATTTCTATTCATCATCTAGAAATGAAATCTACACGATCCATGTGTAAAATTGTATATTCCTtgttaaataaaaatgtcACACATGATATGATAAAAGACAAATTAGAGAAAGTCGCATTTGTATTAAGAAAATTATTAGCAAGAAAATTACAGTTAGGTTATACACCTCCTTTGAAATTTATACCTTTAAGTGATcaacaagaaaaaaatattaagcatatacaatattataaattatattccAAATATAATCATCCTTCATATATATCTGATAAGAAAGATCAAACTACTAATTTAATTGacttttataataaagacTTGGCAGgattttaa
- a CDS encoding putative RNA-binding protein, with the protein MNKNTLSNNIHDKNYKYSKNRQASNDEMAYITNEEINMNNSHVVKEKSSDCNKDGTTFKLVDKNNNDMLLKDETKEYTPKSSNKDTVFLGEKGNRYLENTITNRIDIPLNRKNISSINNNNNNNNNNNDSINFKNKVDNNSSLYNTAIYTNYDNIGCTRDDIYNNNCINNIDNAKSRDNNNYIKSNKIIKRKKNKIMYYNNTHNNHAITQKNGYDIQETCNSLDIIDKNKTEGVYNNDETNMECIENKLEDVYNNSNIWDKVNVSLSNCKLSEGENEKRSEEFYLNNLVSDKIDMNNTWNINNMNNNMMYSNNLGYEEKNYHVPKENYKRWTDEYNIDETFIKKNDLENINPEIIISNYNNNNIHKTSENMENIKNNNNYINDRGTINGDNLKKPTNDNMYHNEYNKNKNDDNTKYKNNRNYRNKYMNKKNNKNKTKNNSNNKSECINDGTNCSLYDSINSYNINNNNNNINNNNVENVTNIFKNTQFSHFTMNENNIREDNSNIPVHTNKYRLMQKNVNDIINFNISKNNSTNESNILVDNMNDNLKEKNDMPDDIDKFLFNQNDNISVDGSKYMMNNLEKCKTFMEGEKEINDVIEHISEKENIDTKKKYSNKKKNHVPNLNNTFNTLKNNIYHSVDQKDEEKLGSNIINNMNSDINNNKMNANGNSNINGNINESGNILSVNISQHNNLINDMNSIVSNEYTYMNEKKDENNKVPYNFQMRNIEDNSSCRNNINDVNLFGNKTYINVPNNMVTKMFNDTNRSTNNNMNSESHIYENAPSFNTSLVVTKANMQDNINNNMNIIHNNNNNNGAHFFNGGNNSVHVNYTKNTSNEKDAFNSSVSKKTLNENMSIERPVILNNSQMLEAFIQGRLCLSCDSLDHPMPLCPNNSFVCPNCHNVSHRGNDCPMKCRFCLKYHMGISIMDCLKKARIQTEKNNSNHDKKDNHNNNCSSSSTNNNMNKMNKTSKSNDEKVNIGPRFDISTRPDNSYGRSVYVSNLSEDISNIQLRDTINLHLDNGFVVNIDRQDGYAFVELSNLYSTFQLVQKTVSINFKKLKIQFKKTGQFLIPDNLSQSFGNMKNFNMNINMNNINTMNNMNNINTMNNMNNMNNINTMNNMNNMNNMNHINTMNNINNNSHNDNNIVEYNNKKSLIGPSNILSKNIPNHMINKNLSNKGATFINIPTNRSRQYNNRSANNKGNMGANKQYNNKNNNNNNNKKKTNTNMNTNHNNKSNQINNIINNNNININNINNINNNNNINFNQFCNNNIMSVESSNIAKFTNSHSFNADTFLEGKNKNIYKSSHSKCSKNTSYFLNNQQKQFHTTELQKIHQNSIEPSEEVKKNESKENIKKNFTCSNSFGNEINKYHIAQKENNKILAENNYQKNRNSYNVNTIILDQNKTCQGNNLYGSMEYKINMENKNIFSNECNISYDNNFIYNYNFSNDNKVPYKCSTYNNYNFNNNNNINNIGYQNYYGTTYNHGLPKVNENTDNSSSDIPFKNHDNKMINDYMNSNTNTTASGFCPNTLFTTNDISNKLMNQEVNIYMNISNKENGQINKNMRNETNKTMETITTSSDNIMNASFFNTMLYVKEDYVEKCDEGNHTINWMGYTGINNNNNDNINIMNSKNNMDNMNNMNNMNNMNNIIYKNPQRNYMNNNDIVVNTLNTFPHENKNISPKYMNEKENDEFEYNTHLNIKSILDDAIEINQNTIDYDQYNYYDNITNFNNNNNNNIDKYTIQNDVDQNTVTNYNTSNYNIQMKEENNYKENDLLYYNNCDKTNIKNEESIYINKNIWKDKIDNSYNICNDMFFGNNDIYDIFSNFNSIKMYENNMVNDNTIEKIGKHVNIDNIMNETITDHIENDGTIDPIENDITIDHTHNNNGEDNHIEYNDSYIFKNNIRLNNTRLNNDTCQNVEDWNKNKLSDILKKNENIMFHDNKDMTNENVQNQKDIDDLEILNIPYMKNMKDKELDAIEQDLERHIKALWNIRKIKIVKSYDIQK; encoded by the coding sequence atgaataaaaatacactatcaaataatatacacGATAAAAATTACAAATACTCAAAAAATAGACAAGCAAGTAATGATGAGATGGCATACATTAcaaatgaagaaataaatatgaacaaCTCCCATGTtgtaaaagaaaaaagtaGTGACTGTAATAAAGATGGAACTACATTTAAATTGgttgataaaaataataatgatatgtTATTGAAAGATGAAACCAAGGAATATACTCCTAAAAGTAGTAATAAGGATACAGTATTTTTAGGTGAAAAGGGTAATAGGTATTTAGAAAATACCATAACAAATAGGATAGATATACCCTTAAATAGAAAGAATATTAGTTCaataaacaataataataataataataataataataatgatagtataaattttaaaaataaagtaGATAATAATTCTAGCCTTTATAACACAGCAATATACACAAACTATGATAATATAGGATGTACTAGggatgatatatataataataactgcataaataatattgataatgCTAAAAGTAGggataataataattatattaagagtaataaaattataaagcgcaagaaaaataaaattatgtattataataatactcACAACAATCATGCTATTACACAAAAAAATGGATATGATATTCAAGAAACATGTAATTCATTAGATATCATTGATAAGAATAAAACAGAAGGagtatataataatgatgaaacAAATATGGAATgtattgaaaataaattggaagatgtatataataactCGAATATATGGGATAAGGTGAATGTATCTTTATCTAACTGTAAGTTATCTGAAGGAGAAAATGAAAAACGATCGGAGgaattttatttaaataatttgGTTTCTGACAAAATTGATATGAATAACACTTGGAATATAAACAAcatgaataataatatgatgTATTCAAATAATTTGGGATATGAGGAAAAGAATTATCATGTACctaaagaaaattataaaagatggacagatgaatataatatagatgaaacgtttattaaaaaaaatgatttgGAAAACATAAACCctgaaataataataagcaattataataataataatatacataagACAAGTGAAAACAtggaaaatattaaaaataataataattatataaatgatcGGGGTACAATTAATGgtgataatttaaaaaaacctacaaatgataatatgtatcataatgaatataataaaaataaaaacgATGATAATACCaagtataaaaataataggAACTATAGGaacaaatatatgaataagaaaaataataaaaataaaactaaaaataattctaataataaaagtgaATGTATAAATGATGGAACGAATTGTTCTCTCTATGATAGTATAAAtagttataatataaataataataataataatattaataataataatgttgAAAATGtcacaaatatatttaaaaacaCTCAGTTTTCTCATTTTACTATGAATGAGAATAATATCAGAGAAGATAATTCTAATATTCCTGTTCATACAAATAAGTATCGTTTAATGcaaaaaaatgtaaatgacattattaattttaatatatcaaagAATAATAGTACAAACGAAAGTAATATTCTGGTagataatatgaatgataatttaaaagaaaaaaatgatatgCCAGATGATATAGataaatttctttttaatcAAAATGATAACATATCAGTGGATGGTAGtaaatatatgatgaatAATTTAGAAAAATGCAAAACATTTATGGAAGgagaaaaagaaataaatgatGTAATTGAACATATAAGtgaaaaggaaaatattgatacaaaaaaaaagtatagtaataaaaaaaaaaatcatgtacctaatttaaataatacatttaatactttgaaaaataatatatatcatagTGTAGACCAAAAGGATGAGGAAAAATTGGGATctaatataattaataatatgaatagtgatattaataataataaaatgaatgCTAATGgtaatagtaatattaatggtaatattaatgaaagTGGGAATATTTTAAGTGTGAATATTTCAcaacataataatttaataaatgatatgAATTCTATTGTATCAAATGAGTACACATATATGAATGAAAAAAAGGATGAGAATAATAAAGTACCTTATAATTTTCAAATGAGAAATATAGAGGATAATTCTTCTTGTAGGAATAACATAAATGATGTTAATTTATTTGGGAATAAAACGTATATAAATGTACCAAATAATATGGTTACAAAAATGTTTAATGATACAAATAGGTCtactaataataatatgaatagtgaatcacatatatatgaaaatgCCCCAAGTTTTAACACTTCTCTGGTTGTGACAAAAGCAAATATGcaagataatataaataataatatgaacattatacataataataataataataatggagcacatttttttaatggTGGAAATAATTCTGTTCATGTCAATTATACGAAGAATACatcaaatgaaaaagatgCTTTTAATAGTAGCGTTTCAAAAAAAACCTTAAACGAAAATATGAGTATAGAGAGACCAgttatattaaataattcaCAAATGTTGGAAGCATTTATTCAAGGAAGATTATGTTTAAGTTGTGATTCGTTAGATCATCCTATGCCATTATGTCCCAATAATTCTTTCGTATGCCCTAATTGTCATAACGTTTCACATAGAGGAAATGATTGTCCTATGAAATGCCGTTTTTGTTTAAAATACCACATGGGTATTTCCATAATGGACTGTTTAAAAAAAGCAAGGATACAAACTGAGAAGAATAATTCTAATCATGATAAGAAGgataatcataataataactgtagtagtagtagtactaataataatatgaataaaatgAACAAAACTTCAAAAAGTAATGATGAAAAAGTTAATATAGGTCCACGATTTGATATTAGTACAAGGCCTGATAATTCATACGGTAGAAGTGTTTATGTATCTAACTTAAGTGAAGACATTTCAAATATACAATTAAGAGATACTATAAATTTACATCTAGATAATGGTTTTGTAGTAAATATAGACAGACAAGATGGATATGCTTTTGTGGAATTATCAAATTTATATTCTACCTTTCAATTAGTACAAAAAACTGTTAGTATTAATTTtaagaaattaaaaatcCAATTCAAAAAAACTGGGCAGTTTTTAATACCAGATAATCTTTCACAAAGTTTTGgaaatatgaaaaattttaacatgaacattaatatgaataatataaatactatgaataatatgaataatataaatactatgaataatatgaataatatgaataatataaatactatgaataatatgaataatatgaataatatgaatcatataaatactatgaataatataaataataatagccataatgataataatatagtcgaatataacaataaaaaatcTTTAATTGGTCCCAGTAATATTCTTTCCAAAAATATACCAAACcatatgataaataaaaacTTGTCGAACAAAGGTGCAACCTTTATAAATATTCCAACTAATAGGAGCAGgcaatataataatagaaGTGCAAACAATAAAGGTAATATGGGAGCAAACAAACAATACAATAAcaagaataataataataataataataaaaagaaaactAATACTAATATGAATAcaaatcataataataaaagtaaccaaattaacaatataattaataataataatattaatattaataatattaataatattaataataataataatattaattttaatcAATTTTgcaataataatattatgagTGTAGAAAGTTCTAACATAGCAAAATTTACAAACAGCCATTCATTTAATGCAGATACATTCCTTGAAggtaaaaataaaaatatttacaaatCTTCTCATTCAAAATGTTCAAAGAATACATCTTATTTTCTTAATAACCAACAAAAACAGTTTCATACAACAGAATTACAAAAGATACATCAAAATTCAATCGAACCAAGTGAAGAAgtcaaaaaaaatgagagtaaggaaaatattaaaaaaaattttacaTGTAGTAATTCATTTGGTAATGAAATCaataaatatcatattGCTCAAAAAGAGAATAACAAAATTTTAGCAGAAAATAATTACCAGAAAAATAGGAATTCATACAATGTTAATACGATAATATTAGATCAAAATAAAACTTGTCAAGgtaataatttatatggTTCTATGGAATATAAGATTAACATGgagaataaaaatattttttcaaatgaatgtaatatttcatatgataataattttatatataattataatttttctaatGATAATAAAGTTCCTTATAAATGTAGTACctataataattataatttcaataataataataatattaataatattggttatcaaaattattatggCACCACTTATAACCATGGATTGCCAAAGGTTAACGAAAATACTGATAATTCATCTAGTGACATTCCTTTTAAAAACCATGATAATAAGATGATAAATGATTATATGAATTCAAATACGAATACAACAGCCTCAGGATTTTGTCCAAATACCTTATTTACAACTAATGACATAAGTAATAAATTAATGAATCAAGAagttaatatatatatgaatatatcgaataaagaaaatggacaaataaataaaaatatgagAAATGAAACCAATAAGACTATGGAAACAATTACTACATCTTCtgataatataatgaatgcatctttttttaatactaTGTTATATGTCAAGGAGGATTATGTTGAAAAATGTGATGAAGGAAACCATACCATTAACTGGATGGGGTATACTggaataaataataataataatgataatataaatataatgaatagtaagaataatatggataatatgaacaatatgaacaatatgaacaatatgaataatattatttataaaaatcCTCAAAGgaattatatgaataataatgacATAGTTGTTAATACTTTGAATACATTTCCTCATGAGAATAAAAACATATCTCCAAAATATATGAAcgaaaaagaaaatgatgaatttgaatataatactcatttgaatataaaaagtattCTAGATGATGCGATAGAAATTAATCAGAACACAATAGATTACGATCAAtacaattattatgataatatcACAAATTTTAAcaataacaataataataacattgACAAATATACTATTCAAAATGATGTGGATCAAAATACAGTTACGAATTATAATACAtcaaattataatatacagatgaaagaagaaaataattataaagaaaatgatttattatattataataattgtgataaaacaaatatcaaaaatgaggaaagtatatatataaataaaaatatatggaaGGACAAAATTGataattcttataatatatgtaatgATATGTTTTTTGGAAATAATGACATTTATGATATCTTTTCAAATTTTAATTCAATCAAAATGTATGAAAATAACATGGTAAATGATAATACTATTGAAAAAATAGGAAAGCATGTgaatattgataatattatgaatgAAACTATTACAGATCATATAGAAAATGACGGTACTATAGATCCTATAGAGAATGATATTACTATTGATCATacacataataataatggtGAAGATAATCATATCGAATATAATGActcttatatttttaagaataatataagatTGAATAATACAAGATTAAATAATGACACATGCCAAAATGTAGAAGATTGgaataaaaacaaattatcTGATATATTGAAAAAGAATGAGAATATAATGTTTCatgataataaagatatgACAAATGAAAATGTTCAAAATCAAAAGGACATAGATGATCTtgaaattttaaatattccttatatgaaaaatatgaagGATAAAGAATTGGATGCAATCGAGCAGGATTTAGAAAGACACATCAAAGCCTTATGgaatataagaaaaataaagataGTCAAATCTTACGACATtcaaaaataa
- a CDS encoding hypothetical protein (conserved Plasmodium protein, unknown function) encodes MNKKLEKGFSFIRNFAEKYKNVIFQGFKKRTVKTINKKNRKKKKQNVTNIVDLKVENPFINEEKKRKLDSFLMDQENELDLQENYTLFNKYNMTSDNLFFNSKNDNIYNNYNNTSGTFLKSLNIENKNGDLNDDKIKINYLDSLNSLELKIKQEIKQNNELLSKQKMMELNEYHYKTHNNGKKSGVRVKRTNSHLNKDSNRIYKRRKNNDNESQIDNVSTKSKNKKRKKAYPHKEKSYSNNSKNINNNSNMDSKQIKGTCLIQHNDKMIKTNLSDNKNSKINTENILLKNNELVQENVENNLVFGKDIYENMNDMFHKVFEVNQEHNKNEITKTSINNLMDKENINMSRNINVNNIDNNHINDNHNDNESNIKEVKSNTDQKDLDLFHKNLNNNGTPFKEDNTFDIFFNEPLETPSIFQM; translated from the coding sequence atgaataaaaaattagaaaaaggtttttcttttattcGAAATTTCGCtgagaaatataaaaatgttatttttCAAGGCTTCAAAAAAAGAACTGTGAAAAcaattaataaaaagaatcgaaagaaaaaaaaacaaaatgtAACAAATATAGTGGACTTAAAAGTCGAAAATCCATTTATAAATGAGGagaaaaaaaggaaattGGATAGTTTTTTAATGGATCAAGAAAATGAATTGGATTTGCAGGAAAATTACACcttatttaataaatataatatgacttcagataatttatttttcaattcaaaaaatgataatatatataataattataataatacaagTGGAACATTTTTGAAATCATTGAATATAGAAAACAAAAATGGGGatttaaatgatgataaaataaaaattaattatcTTGACTCTTTAAATTCATTAGAGttaaaaattaaacaagaaattaaacaaaacaatgaattattatcaaaacAAAAGATGATGGAATTAAACGaatatcattataaaaCACATAACAACGGGAAAAAAAGTGGAGTACGCGTAAAAAGAACTAATTCACATTTAAATAAGGATTCaaatagaatatataaaagacgaaaaaataatgataatgaatCACAAATAGACAATGTAAGTACAAAATCTAAGAataagaaaagaaaaaaagcATATCCTCATAAGGAAAAAAGTTATAGTAATAATAgcaaaaatataaacaataatTCAAATATGGATTCTAAACAAATAAAAGGAACGTGTTTGATACAACATAACgataaaatgataaaaacaaatctgtcagataataaaaactcaaaaataaatacagaaaatatattacttaAAAACAATGAATTAGTTCAGGAAAATGTGGAGAATAATTTAGTTTTTGGtaaagatatatatgaaaatatgaatgatatGTTTCATAAAGTTTTTGAAGTAAATCAagaacataataaaaatgaaattacaaaaacatcaattaataatttaatggataaagaaaatattaatatgtcacgtaatataaatgttaataatattgataataatcatataaatgataatcataatgataatgaaagtaatataaaagaagTTAAATCAAATACAGATCAAAAGGATTTGGatctttttcataaaaatttaaataataatggaACACCTTTTAAAGAAGATAATACGTTcgatatatttttcaatgAACCATTAGAAACTCCATCTATATTTcaaatgtaa
- a CDS encoding putative mitochondrial carrier protein → MEHLKNLITGAISGAIVDAVLFPIDYIKTNIQTNNSFSIYDTRKLYNGILPTLIGTVPASAFFYCFYELSKKVLTDYNANINKSYLYLISTSIAEVTACIIRLPFEILKQNMQVSGNVSMLKAIYNISNKNDLPKYLFNSYLIMVAREIPFDCIQYFLWESLKEKGKKDFKKLSDKHPTLMSALCGGMAGGIAGFLTTPVDVIKSRQIIYGKSYIETIKDISKGGFLSFYKGCYIRASYLCFGGMIFFGCLRFFSF, encoded by the exons atggaGCATTTaa AAAATTTAATCACAGGAGCAATTTCTGGTGCTATTGTTGATGCTGTATTATTTCCTATTGATTACATAAAAACAAACATACAAACAAATAATTCCTTTTCAATTTATGATACgagaaaattatataatggTATTCTACCAACTTTAATAGGTACCGTTCCAGCTAGCgcttttttttattgtttttatgaattatccaaaaaagtattaacag ACTACAATGcaaatataaacaaaagttatttatatttaatttcaACCAGTATAGCAGAAGTTACAGCATGTATCATTAg GCTCCCCtttgaaatattaaaacaaaatatgCAAGTATCAGGAAATGTATCTATGTTGAAGgcaatatataatatatcaaataaaaatgatttgccaaaatatttatttaatagCTATTTAATTATGGTAGCGAGAGAAATTCCTTTTGATTGtattcaatattttttatggGAATCATTAAAAGAGAAAGGAAAAAAAG actttaaaaaattatcgGATAAACACCCCACACTTATGTCTGCTTTGTGTGGTGGAATGGCAG GAGGGATTGCTGGATTTTTAACAACACCCGTTGATGTAATTAAATCTAgacaaattatatat ggAAAATCATATATAGAAACTATTAAAGATATATCAAAAGGAGgatttttatcattttataaGGGTTGTTATATAAGAGCTAGTTATTTATGCTTTGGAGGTATGATATTTTTTGGATGTCTAAGATTTTTCtcattttaa